One window from the genome of Anopheles merus strain MAF chromosome 3R, AmerM5.1, whole genome shotgun sequence encodes:
- the LOC121595967 gene encoding uncharacterized protein LOC121595967 codes for MSPQASSLEIIPLEELCVLRDLYCIEWPKYAYTYYTLDNCYHWRTLARDGELQVFTDPSRDWRSTGTFVLRDCKELFFYTLEATTDGLEWILGSVMKGGDIIVSLVYDSRFRELVDRIVSSLSFTKDSDERMVCYRQMTPCGDVDGNEEQLQREYRFSPVSPDDSEIVEQQWVHSDTVFSKLPTRLINRNPSLGVYDTKDRLVAWCLIDQTGSLAIFQTMPDHRRKGLGRAIIKRLSAELHAKDQLPQAYIVESNAASRRLFEQLGFSAVELWYWTKLHKREP; via the exons ATGTCACCCCAGGCTAGCAGCTTGGAGATCATCCCGCTGGAAGAGTTGTGCGTGCTGCGTGATCTGTATTGCATCGAATGGCCAAAATATGCGTACACTTACTACACGCTGGATAACTGCTATCACTGGCGCACGTTGGCCCGGGACGGGGAGTTGCAAGTGTTTACCGATCCCTCACGTGATTGGAGAAGCACGGGAACATTCGTGCTGAGG GATTGTAAGGAGCTATTCTTCTACACCCTTGAAGCAACGACTGATGGGTTGGAGTGGATTCTTGGAAGCGTTATGAAGGGTGGTGATATAATCGTTAGTCTAGTGTACGATTCCCGTTTCCGAGAGCTGGTAGATCGGATCGTAAGCTCGCTTTCCTTCACAAAGGACAGTGATGAGCGGATGGTATGCTACAGACAGATGACTCCCTGTGGGGATGTAGATGGCAATGAAGAGCAACTGCAAAGAGAGTATCGCTTTAGCCCGGTCAGCCCGGACGATAGTGAGATTGTGGAACAGCAGTGGGTACATAGTGATACCGTTTTTAGCAAACTGCCAACGCGTCTGATTAATCGTAATCCATCGTTGGGAGTGTACGACACTAAGGATCGTCTTGTTGCCTGGTGTTTGAT TGATCAGACGGGATCGTTGGCCATTTTTCAAACGATGCCCGATCATCGCCGCAAAGGTTTAGGACGTGCTATAATCAAACGACTATCAGCGGAACTGCACGCAAAGGATCAGCTGCCCCAGGCGTACATCGTGGAAAGCAATGCGGCCTCACGCAGGCTGTTCGAACAGTTAGGATTCAGTGCTGTGGAACTGTGGTACTGGACAAAACTTCACAAACGCGAACCGTGA
- the LOC121595966 gene encoding uncharacterized protein LOC121595966: protein MQNDTLVRIPANAWAQLRDLYRQDWPRHEIAYNNVQNYIRWIERDPQISATLLVYSLNGHWRQTGTYIIIDHTDVFMYTLDGTGDTLKRMLLLLDWHHSYLMNMCLYRATVLEVYRLHRLEIAFDSADLIYHLPQQVAHRFRYDLPVGLSLQRIPPHYAAFIYNQWLNKSVGTEYFIERLLRWNVSMGLFCEGVREPLAWCIRTQNGALGLLGVVAQRKGYGSLVIKAIARRLAEQGYSTYASVRRTNVASRKLFEKLGFRAVGEASWLKNMKGTFDGCELRKAIKA, encoded by the exons ATGCAGAACGACACGCTCGTCCGGATCCCGGCGAACGCTTGGGCGCAGCTGCGCGATCTCTACCGGCAGGACTGGCCACGGCACGAGATTGCCTACAACAATGTGCAGAACTACATCCGGTGGATCGAGCGCGATCCGCAGATCAGTGCAACGCTTCTTGTCTACAGCCTGAACGGCCACTGGCGACAGACAGGAACCTACATAATTATA GATCATACGGATGTGTTTATGTACACGCTTGACGGTACGGGCGATACGCTGAAgcgtatgctgctgctgctcgactGGCACCACAGCTATCTGATGAACATGTGCCTGTACCGTGCCACCGTGCTGGAGGTGTATCGGTTGCATCGGCTCGAGATTGCGTTCGACAGTGCCGATCTCATCTATCACCTGCCGCAGCAGGTGGCGCACCGGTTTCGATACGATCTGCCGGTGGGTCTATCGCTCCAGCGCATCCCGCCCCACTATGCCGCCTTCATCTACAACCAGTGGCTGAACAAATCGGTCGGCACCGAGTACTTCATCGAGCGGCTGCTCCGCTGGAACGTCTCGATGGGCCTGTTCTGCGAGGGCGTCCGGGAACCGCTGGCCTGGTGCATCCGGACACAGAACGGTGCGCTCGGGCTGCTGGGTGTGGTGGCCCAGCGCAAGGGGTACGGTTCGCTCGTCATAAAGGCGATCGCTCGGCGGCTGGCGGAGCAGGGGTACAGTACGTACGCGAGCGTACGGCGCACCAACGTGGCCTCGCGCAAGCTGTTCGAGAAGCTCGGTTTCCGGGCGGTCGGCGAGGCGAGCTGGCTGAAGAACATGAAGGGTACGTTCGATGGTTGCGAGCTGCGCAAGGCAATAAAGGCATGA
- the LOC121595965 gene encoding uncharacterized protein LOC121595965 isoform X1, with protein MGEDRLVEIPRSDWEEWRDLYKRDWPRHEIAFNLVQNYINWSKHDRKIKDLVLYSLNGSWRENGTFVIIDRIDLYMYTLDESLDTLRRALELVDWDYYYVAVMCEHEALLFDTFKKLNVRVGIGRLNTMYFLPKEEALKFNVTVPAGLRLGSLEPRHAKIITDLWPHRERGSEFSIERLVRWNPSMGLFDEQGNLLGWCLLTQPGVMGSLGVIEQRKGYGKLVVMAFAKKLAEMGRNLYASILVENEPSKALFAGLGFKPIKDVNWIRNRERKFVEWSVEPYLAALGIS; from the exons ATGGGAGAGGATCGTTTGGTAGAAATCCCGCGTAGCGATTGGGAAGAGTGGCGCGATCTGTACAAGCGAGACTGGCCCCGCCATGAGATAGCGTTCAATTTGGTGCAAAATTATATTAACTGGTCAAAGCACGACCGTAAAATTAAGGACCTGGTACTGTACAGTCTCAATGGCAGTTGGCGGGAGAATGGAACGTTTGTCATAATC GATCGTATTGATTTGTACATGTACACGCTGGACGAGTCTTTGGATACATTGCGCCGTGCCCTAGAACTGGTCGACTGGGACTACTACTACGTGGCCGTGATGTGTGAGCATGAAGCGTTGCTGTTCGATACGTTTAAAAAGCTGAACGTGCGCGTTGGGATTGGGCGTCTAAACACGATGTACTTCCTGCCGAAGGAAGAAGCCTTGAAATTCAACGTGACGGTACCGGCAGGTCTTCGGCTTGGCTCGCTGGAACCGCGCCATGCTAAAATTATTACTGACCTGTGGCCCCATCGTGAGCGAGGATCGGAGTTTTCCATCGAGCGGTTAGTGCGCTGGAACCCTTCGATGGGTCTGTTCGATGAGCAGGGTAATCTACTCGGATGGTGTTTGTTAACGCAGCCCGGTGTTATGGGATCGCTCGGTGTGATCGAACAGCGTAAAGGGTACGGCAAACTCGTGGTGATGGCATTTGCTAAAAAGCTGGCCGAAATGGGACGAAACCTGTACGCGAGCATTCTGGTAGAAAACGAACCATCGAAGGCACTGTTCGCTGGGCTTGGATTTAAGCCAATCAAGGATgtaaactggatccgtaaccgCGAGCGTAAGTTTGTCGAATGGAGCGTTGAACCTTACTTGGCCGCGCTCGGTATTTCATAA
- the LOC121595965 gene encoding uncharacterized protein LOC121595965 isoform X2, with the protein MEEDRLVEIPRSDWEEWRDLYKRDWPRHEIGFNVVQNYIDWSKHDRKIKDLVLYSLNGSWRENGTFVIIDRIDLYMYTLDESLDTLRRALELVDWDYYYVAVMCEHEALLFDTFKKLNVRVGIGRLNTMYFLPKEEALKFNVTVPAGLRLGSLEPRHAKIITDLWPHRERGSEFSIERLVRWNPSMGLFDEQGNLLGWCLLTQPGVMGSLGVIEQRKGYGKLVVMAFAKKLAEMGRNLYASILVENEPSKALFAGLGFKPIKDVNWIRNRERKFVEWSVEPYLAALGIS; encoded by the exons ATGGAGGAGGATCGCTTGGTAGAAATCCCGCGAAGCGATTGGGAAGAGTGGCGCGATCTGTACAAGCGAGACTGGCCTCGCCATGAGATAGGATTTAATGTGGTGCAAAATTACATCGACTGGTCAAAGCATGACCGTAAAATTAAGGACCTGGTGCTGTACAGCCTAAATGGCAGTTGGCGGGAGAATGGCACGTTTGTCATAATC GATCGTATTGATTTGTACATGTACACGCTGGACGAGTCTTTGGATACATTGCGCCGTGCCCTAGAACTGGTCGACTGGGACTACTACTACGTGGCCGTGATGTGTGAGCATGAAGCGTTGCTGTTCGATACGTTTAAAAAGCTGAACGTGCGCGTTGGGATTGGGCGTCTAAACACGATGTACTTCCTGCCGAAGGAAGAAGCCTTGAAATTCAACGTGACGGTACCGGCAGGTCTTCGGCTTGGCTCGCTGGAACCGCGCCATGCTAAAATTATTACTGACCTGTGGCCCCATCGTGAGCGAGGATCGGAGTTTTCCATCGAGCGGTTAGTGCGCTGGAACCCTTCGATGGGTCTGTTCGATGAGCAGGGTAATCTACTCGGATGGTGTTTGTTAACGCAGCCCGGTGTTATGGGATCGCTCGGTGTGATCGAACAGCGTAAAGGGTACGGCAAACTCGTGGTGATGGCATTTGCTAAAAAGCTGGCCGAAATGGGACGAAACCTGTACGCGAGCATTCTGGTAGAAAACGAACCATCGAAGGCACTGTTCGCTGGGCTTGGATTTAAGCCAATCAAGGATgtaaactggatccgtaaccgCGAGCGTAAGTTTGTCGAATGGAGCGTTGAACCTTACTTGGCCGCGCTCGGTATTTCATAA
- the LOC121595965 gene encoding uncharacterized protein LOC121595965 isoform X3, protein MEEDRLVEIPRSDWEEWRDLYKRDWPRHEIGFNVVQNYIDWSKHDRKIKDLVLYSLNGSWRENGTFVIIDRNYLHIYTLDESLDTLRRALELVDWDYYYIVMCEHEALLFDTFKKLNVRVGIARPHIMYFLPKEEALKFNVIIPAGLRLGSLEPRHAKIITDLWPHRETGSEFVIERLVRWNPSMGLFDEQGNLLGWCLCMQTGLMASLGVIEQRKGYGKLVVMAFAKKLAEMGRNLYATILVENEPSKALFAGLGFKPTKDINWIRNRERKFVEWSIEPYLALVGVS, encoded by the exons ATGGAGGAGGATCGCTTGGTAGAAATCCCGCGAAGCGATTGGGAAGAGTGGCGCGATCTGTACAAGCGAGACTGGCCTCGCCATGAGATAGGATTTAATGTGGTGCAAAATTACATCGACTGGTCAAAGCATGACCGTAAAATTAAGGACCTGGTGCTGTACAGCCTAAATGGCAGTTGGCGGGAGAATGGCACGTTTGTCATAATC GATCGTAATTATTTGCACATATACACGCTGGACGAGTCTTTGGATACACTACGCCGCGCTCTAGAACTGGTTGACTGGGACTATTACTACATCGTGATGTGCGAGCATGAAGCGTTGCTGTTCGATACGTTTAAAAAGCTGAACGTGCGCGTTGGGATTGCACGGCCACATATAATGTACTTCCTGCCCAAGGAAGAAGCCTTGAAATTCAACGTAATAATTCCGGCAGGTCTTCGGCTTGGCTCGCTCGAACCGCGCCATGCTAAAATTATTACCGACCTGTGGCCCCATCGTGAGACGGGCTCGGAGTTTGTTATAGAGCGATTAGTGCGCTGGAACCCTTCGATGGGTCTGTTCGATGAGCAGGGTAACCTACTCGGATGGTGTTTGTGTATGCAAACCGGTTTGATGGCATCGCTCGGTGTGATCGAACAGCGCAAAGGATACGGTAAGCTTGTGGTGATGGCGTTCGCTAAAAAGCTGGCCGAAATGGGACGAAATCTGTACGCGACCATTCTGGTAGAAAACGAACCATCGAAGGCACTGTTCGCTGGGCTTGGATTTAAGCCAACCAAAGACataaactggatccgtaaccgCGAGCGTAAGTTTGTCGAATGGAGCATTGAACCTTACTTGGCCCTGGTTGGTGTTTCATAG
- the LOC121595964 gene encoding ethanolaminephosphotransferase 1 isoform X2, giving the protein MIGIKYLNDAHLKGFEKYKYNCVDTSILSVYVMHPFWNKVVLFCPRWIAPNLLTFTGFLLTVVNFFLIAYYDYDFRAATETPIPIPDWVWILAAINLFVAYTLDGIDGKQARRTGTSGPLGELFDHGLDSYSAVLIPIYMFTIFGAADLPPVRMFFITLNVFMNFYLPHVEKYLTGVMFLPWGYDFVMWGVSITLAITGIFGAEFWQIPVFGMKPCHIFELTLYISAVITSHPIIIYNVYKSYRDKTGKMRSFREAIRPLVPLSSLFILCTLWVLCSRNGIIDMEPRLYFVMCGTLFSNICCRLIVAQMSDTRADLWNGLLNLLCVVTLFSVLPYPSLGLPELSIEIERYLLYGLTVCVTIAHLHYGAGVVREMCHHFRIRCFKIPTSPLPQTTPPADDMEDIEL; this is encoded by the exons atgatcggGATTAAATACCTCAACGATGCCCACCTCAAGGGGTTCGAAAAGTACAAG TACAACTGCGTCGATACTAGTATTCTTAGTGTGTATGTTATGCACCCGTTCTGGAACAAGGTGGTCCTGTTTTGTCCCCGGTGGATAGCGCCCAATCTACTCACCTTCACCGGCTTTCTGCTGACCGTGGTAAACTTCTTCTTGATCGCGTACTACGATTACGACTTCCGCGCGGCCACAGAAACTCCCATACCCATACCGGACTGGGTATGGATACTGGCGGCAATCAATCTTTTCGTAGCTTACACTTTAG ACGGTATCGATGGCAAACAGGCACGCAGAACCGGAACCAGCGGACCGCTGGGCGAACTGTTCGACCATGGTCTCGATTCCTACTCGGCCGTCCTCATACCGATCTACATGTTTACGATATTCGGTGCAGCCGATCTGCCCCCAGTACGCATGTTCTTCATTACACTGAACGTGTTCATGAACTTTTACCTGCCGCATGTGGAGAAGTACCTTACCGGTGTAATGTTCCTGCCCTGGGGCTACGATTTTGTTATGTGG GGCGTTTCGATCACGCTAGCGATCACCGGTATTTTTGGTGCTGAGTTTTGGCAGATCCCGGTGTTCGGCATGAAACCGTGCCACATCTTCGAGCTGACACTGTACATTTCAGCCGTCATTACTAGTCATCCTATTATTATATATAATGTATACAA ATCTTATCGTGACAAAACGGGTAAAATGCGATCATTCAGGGAAGCAATTCGACCCCTCGTACCGCTCAGCAGCCTGTTCATACTCTGCACCCTGTGGGTACTGTGCTCCCGCAATGGTATTATCGACATGGAACCGAGGCTATACTTTGTAATGTGTGGCACACTGTTCTCCAACATTTGT TGTCGGCTCATTGTAGCACAAATGTCGGATACCCGGGCCGATCTGTGGAACGGGCTGCTTAACTTGCTGTGCGTCGTTACACTCTTCTCCGTCCTGCCGTACCCATCGCTCGGGCTGCCCGAGCTGAGCATCGAGATCGAACGATACCTGCTGTACGGGCTGACCGTGTGCGTAACGATCGCGCACCTTCACTACGGTGCCGGGGTGGTGCGCGAAATGTGCCATCATTTCCGGATTCGCTGCTTCAAA ATACCAACCAGTCCGTTACCGCAGACGACACCGCCAGCGGACGATATGGAGGACATCGAGCTGTAA
- the LOC121595964 gene encoding ethanolaminephosphotransferase 1 isoform X3 → MIGIKYLNDAHLKGFEKYKYNCVDTSILSVYVMHPFWNKVVLFCPRWIAPNLLTFTGFLLTVVNFFLIAYYDYDFRAATETPIPIPDWVWILAAINLFVAYTLDGIDGKQARRTGTSGPLGELFDHGLDSYSAVLIPIYMFTIFGAADLPPVRMFFITLNVFMNFYLPHVEKYLTGVMFLPWGYDFVMWGVSITLAITGIFGAEFWQIPVFGMKPCHIFELTLYISAVITSHPIIIYNVYKSYRDKTGKMRSFREAIRPLVPLSSLFILCTLWVLCSRNGIIDMEPRLYFVMCGTLFSNICCRLIVAQMSDTRADLWNGLLNLLCVVTLFSVLPYPSLGLPELSIEIERYLLYGLTVCVTIAHLHYGAGVVREMCHHFRIRCFKIAPHDKPLLSY, encoded by the exons atgatcggGATTAAATACCTCAACGATGCCCACCTCAAGGGGTTCGAAAAGTACAAG TACAACTGCGTCGATACTAGTATTCTTAGTGTGTATGTTATGCACCCGTTCTGGAACAAGGTGGTCCTGTTTTGTCCCCGGTGGATAGCGCCCAATCTACTCACCTTCACCGGCTTTCTGCTGACCGTGGTAAACTTCTTCTTGATCGCGTACTACGATTACGACTTCCGCGCGGCCACAGAAACTCCCATACCCATACCGGACTGGGTATGGATACTGGCGGCAATCAATCTTTTCGTAGCTTACACTTTAG ACGGTATCGATGGCAAACAGGCACGCAGAACCGGAACCAGCGGACCGCTGGGCGAACTGTTCGACCATGGTCTCGATTCCTACTCGGCCGTCCTCATACCGATCTACATGTTTACGATATTCGGTGCAGCCGATCTGCCCCCAGTACGCATGTTCTTCATTACACTGAACGTGTTCATGAACTTTTACCTGCCGCATGTGGAGAAGTACCTTACCGGTGTAATGTTCCTGCCCTGGGGCTACGATTTTGTTATGTGG GGCGTTTCGATCACGCTAGCGATCACCGGTATTTTTGGTGCTGAGTTTTGGCAGATCCCGGTGTTCGGCATGAAACCGTGCCACATCTTCGAGCTGACACTGTACATTTCAGCCGTCATTACTAGTCATCCTATTATTATATATAATGTATACAA ATCTTATCGTGACAAAACGGGTAAAATGCGATCATTCAGGGAAGCAATTCGACCCCTCGTACCGCTCAGCAGCCTGTTCATACTCTGCACCCTGTGGGTACTGTGCTCCCGCAATGGTATTATCGACATGGAACCGAGGCTATACTTTGTAATGTGTGGCACACTGTTCTCCAACATTTGT TGTCGGCTCATTGTAGCACAAATGTCGGATACCCGGGCCGATCTGTGGAACGGGCTGCTTAACTTGCTGTGCGTCGTTACACTCTTCTCCGTCCTGCCGTACCCATCGCTCGGGCTGCCCGAGCTGAGCATCGAGATCGAACGATACCTGCTGTACGGGCTGACCGTGTGCGTAACGATCGCGCACCTTCACTACGGTGCCGGGGTGGTGCGCGAAATGTGCCATCATTTCCGGATTCGCTGCTTCAAA ATAGCGCCGCACGATAAGCCTTTGCTAAGCTACTAA
- the LOC121595964 gene encoding ethanolaminephosphotransferase 1 isoform X1 yields the protein MIGIKYLNDAHLKGFEKYKYNCVDTSILSVYVMHPFWNKVVLFCPRWIAPNLLTFTGFLLTVVNFFLIAYYDYDFRAATETPIPIPDWVWILAAINLFVAYTLDGIDGKQARRTGTSGPLGELFDHGLDSYSAVLIPIYMFTIFGAADLPPVRMFFITLNVFMNFYLPHVEKYLTGVMFLPWGYDFVMWGVSITLAITGIFGAEFWQIPVFGMKPCHIFELTLYISAVITSHPIIIYNVYKSYRDKTGKMRSFREAIRPLVPLSSLFILCTLWVLCSRNGIIDMEPRLYFVMCGTLFSNICCRLIVAQMSDTRADLWNGLLNLLCVVTLFSVLPYPSLGLPELSIEIERYLLYGLTVCVTIAHLHYGAGVVREMCHHFRIRCFKVRSDASSKRTATTTNNLDVNRNGSHPNKHHLNQRQRKAE from the exons atgatcggGATTAAATACCTCAACGATGCCCACCTCAAGGGGTTCGAAAAGTACAAG TACAACTGCGTCGATACTAGTATTCTTAGTGTGTATGTTATGCACCCGTTCTGGAACAAGGTGGTCCTGTTTTGTCCCCGGTGGATAGCGCCCAATCTACTCACCTTCACCGGCTTTCTGCTGACCGTGGTAAACTTCTTCTTGATCGCGTACTACGATTACGACTTCCGCGCGGCCACAGAAACTCCCATACCCATACCGGACTGGGTATGGATACTGGCGGCAATCAATCTTTTCGTAGCTTACACTTTAG ACGGTATCGATGGCAAACAGGCACGCAGAACCGGAACCAGCGGACCGCTGGGCGAACTGTTCGACCATGGTCTCGATTCCTACTCGGCCGTCCTCATACCGATCTACATGTTTACGATATTCGGTGCAGCCGATCTGCCCCCAGTACGCATGTTCTTCATTACACTGAACGTGTTCATGAACTTTTACCTGCCGCATGTGGAGAAGTACCTTACCGGTGTAATGTTCCTGCCCTGGGGCTACGATTTTGTTATGTGG GGCGTTTCGATCACGCTAGCGATCACCGGTATTTTTGGTGCTGAGTTTTGGCAGATCCCGGTGTTCGGCATGAAACCGTGCCACATCTTCGAGCTGACACTGTACATTTCAGCCGTCATTACTAGTCATCCTATTATTATATATAATGTATACAA ATCTTATCGTGACAAAACGGGTAAAATGCGATCATTCAGGGAAGCAATTCGACCCCTCGTACCGCTCAGCAGCCTGTTCATACTCTGCACCCTGTGGGTACTGTGCTCCCGCAATGGTATTATCGACATGGAACCGAGGCTATACTTTGTAATGTGTGGCACACTGTTCTCCAACATTTGT TGTCGGCTCATTGTAGCACAAATGTCGGATACCCGGGCCGATCTGTGGAACGGGCTGCTTAACTTGCTGTGCGTCGTTACACTCTTCTCCGTCCTGCCGTACCCATCGCTCGGGCTGCCCGAGCTGAGCATCGAGATCGAACGATACCTGCTGTACGGGCTGACCGTGTGCGTAACGATCGCGCACCTTCACTACGGTGCCGGGGTGGTGCGCGAAATGTGCCATCATTTCCGGATTCGCTGCTTCAAAGTAAGATCGGATGCAAGTAGTAAGCGTACCGCGACCACCACTAATAACCTAGACGTTAACCGTAACGGTAGCCATCCTAACAAGCATCATCTTAACCAACGCCAGAGAAAAGCTGAGTAG